tgttattgatgatctgaaaaaaaaatcatgaaattgattcttgaagcaagaaaaagcagtgaaaagcaaaagcttgtgcgaaaaaaaaaaatggcgaaaaatttagaaagaaaaagaaggagcagtagaaaaagccaatagcccttaaaaccaaaaggcaagggtaaaaaggatccaaggctttgagcatcaatggataggagggcccaaggaaattaaatccaggctaaatcaagctgtccctaaccatgtgcttgtgtcatgaaggtccaagagaaaagcttgagactgaattgttaaagtcatgatccaaagcaaaaagagtgtgcctaagagctctggacaccactaactggggactctagcaaagctgagtcacaatctgaaaaggttcacccagtcatgtgtctgtggcatttatgNNNNNNNNNNNNNNNNNNNNNNNNNNNNNNNNNNNNNNNNNNNNNNNNNNNNNNNNNNNNNNNNNNNNNNNNNNNNNNNNNNNNNNNNNNNNNNNNNNNNNNNNNNNNNNNNNNNNNNNNNNNNNNNNNNNNNNNNNNNNNNNNNNNNNNNNNNNNNNNNNNNNNNNNNNNNNNNNNNNNNNNNNNNNNNNNNNNNNNNNNNNNNNNNNNNNNNNNNNNNNNNNNNNNNNNNNNNNNNNNNNNNNNNNNNNNNNNNNNNNNNNNNNNNNNNNNNNNNNNNNNNNNNNNNNNNNNNNNNNNNNNNNNNNNNNNNNNNNNNNNNNNNNNNNNNNNNNNNNNNNNNNNNNNNNNNNNNNNNNNNNNNNNNNNNNNNNNNNNNNNNNNNNNNNNNNNNNNNNNNNNNNNNNNNNNNNNNNNNNNNNNNNNNNNNNNNNNNNNNNNNNNNNNNNNNNNNNNNNNNNNNNNNNNNNNNNNNNNNNNNNNNNNNNNNNNNNNNNNNNNNNNNNNNNNNNNNNNNNNNNNNNNNNNNNNNNNNNNNNNNNNNNNNNNNNNNNNNNNNNNNNNNNNNNNNNNNNNNNNNNNNNNNNNNNNNNNNNNNNNNNNNNNNNNNNNNNNNNNNNNNNNNNNNNNNNNNNNNNNNNNNNNNNNNNNNNNNNNNNNNNNNNNNNNNNNNNNNNNNNNNNNNNNNNNNNNNNNNNNNNNNNNNNNNNNNNNNNNNNNNNNNNNNNNNNNNNNNNNNNNNNNNNNNNNNNNNNNNNNNNNNNNNNNNNNNNNNNNNNNNNNNNNNNNNNNNNNNNNNNNNNNNNNNNNNNNNNNNNNNNNNNNNNNNNNNNNNNNNNNNNNNNNNNNNNNNNNNNNNNNNNNNNNNNNNNNNNNNNNNNNNNNNNNNNNNNNNNNNNNNNNNNNNNNNNNNNNNNNNNNNNNNNNNNNNNNNNNNNNNNNNNNNNNNNNNNNNNNNNNNNNNNNNNNNNNNNNNNNNNNNNNNNNNNNNNNNNNNNNNNNNNNNNNNNNNNNNNNNNNNNNNNNNNNNNNNNNNNNNNNNNNNNNNNNNNNNNNNNNNNNNNNNNNNNNNNNNNNNNNNNNNNNNNNNNNNNNNNNNNNNNNNNNNNNNNNNNNNNNNNNNNNNNNNNNNNNNNNNNNNNNNNNNNNNNNNNNNNNNNNNNNNNNNNNNNNNNNNNNNNNNNNNNNNNNNNNNNNNNNNNNNNNNNNNNNNNNNNNNNNNNNNNNNNNNNNNNNNNNNNNNNNNNNNNNNNNNNNNNNNNNNNNNNNNNNNNNNNNNNNNNNNNNNNNNNNNNNNNNNNNNNNNNNNNNNNNNNNNNNNNNNNNNNNNNNNNNNNNNNNNNNNNNNNNNNNNNNNNNNNNNNNNNNNNNNNNNNNNNNNNNNNNNNNNNNNNNNNNNNNNNNNNNNNNNNNNNNNNNNNNNNNNNNNNNNNNNNNNNNNNNNNNNNNCATTTTCctgagaggattgaaagtagccaccgctgatggtgaacccctatacacagcttgccatggaaaggagtaagaaggattgagttgaagcagtgggagagcaggcgtccttgagccatacagtatctccatatgcttatctgaaattcctaccaatgaatctgcataagtattctatctcttttattatttattttcttatttctattttcgaaatccataaaccaaatttaatctgcctaactgagatttacaaggtgaccatagcttgcttcataccaacaatctctgtgggatcgacccttactcacgtaaggtttattacttggacgacccagtacacttgctggtcagttgaacggagttgtgaattcaactggtgccacaataataatttcatacaagtacaaagagcacgtgatcacaatttcgtccaccagcttCCCCTACTCCCTTCAAAAGTAGTCGTGGACTTGGTTCCCCAATTTCCACGGGTATTATCGCATCTAGCCCGTATGTTAGTCGGAAGGGGGTCTCCCTGGTGGACGATTGCTCGGTTGTACGGTAGGACCAGAGGACTGAGGCGAGCTCGTCGGCCCAAGCACATTTTTTATTGTCAAGCCGCTTCTTAAGCCCTAGCAGGATGATCTTGTTTGCAGACTCAACCTGTCCGTTTGTTTGGGGGTGTTCCACCGAGGAAAATTTCTGTCTTATACCCAGGCCGGTGAGGAACTCCGTGAACTTCCTGTCGGTAAATTATGTCCCGTTATCCGAGATGACGATCTCCGGGATGTCGAACTGTGTTATCACTTGCCTCCACATGAACTTTCtgcaattggatgaagatatgCTGGCCAGCGGCTCGACCTCTATCCATTTGGTATAGTAGTCAATGGCGACTATGAGGTACTTGACTTGTCCATGACCAACCGGGAAGGGCCCCAAGAGGTCAACTCCCCACTGTGAGAATGGACGGAAAGATGTTAGCAAGCTTAGCTCGGAGGCCGGTGCCCTGTGGAAATTGGCGTTCTCTTGACACTTAACGCACTTTCTAACAAATTCTTTGGAGTCTGCCATCATTGACGGCCAATAGTATCCGGCTCGGATTAATTTTTTTGCTAGGGCCTTGCCCCCTATGTGATGTCCGCAACACCCTTCATGGACTTCCCTAAGGACGTAGTGCGTTCGGTCGGGGTGTAGACATTTCAATAGGGGCTGGTTGAGTCCTTTTCTGAACAGTTGACCCTGGATGATCACATACCTGGCCGCTTCCCTCCTCagtttcttggcatctttttcGTCGTCGGGGAGTTTGCCGTTTTCTAAGAAGCTGGTGATGGGGGTTTAGCCATGACGGCCTTAACCTTGTCAGGTGCAGAGTGACCGCCGGCTCCCTTATCATACCTTGGATGAGAGATCGGTTACCCTCTCCCGGTTTTGTGCTAGCCAGTTTTGATAGGAGATCTGCCCGTGTGTTCCTTTCTCTTGGAACGTGGTGGATCGTGACCTCCTCAAACTTTCGGCTCAAATCCTTGACCTTCTCCAAGTATTTTTGTAATAGTGAGTCTCTGGCTTGGTAACTCCCGTTTACTTGGGAGGTGACGACTTGTGAATCGCTACATACTTCCAACCTTGTCGCTCTGACTTCGGTTGCTAGGGCTAAGCCCCCTATGAGGGTTtcgtattctgcttggttgttcGAGACGGGAAATTCGAACCTGATCGACTATTCGTATACGACCCCGGCTGGGCTTTCCAGGATGATCCCGGCGCCCCCGGACGTCTGATTGGAGGCTCCGTCCACgtggagcttccaccgtgtgCACGTCTCTTCGGTTGGATCCCCCATCATTTCTACCAGGAAGTCAGCCATCGCTTGCGCCTTGATTGCCTGCTGGGGTTCGTACCGTATATCATATTGGGAAAGTTCGATGGACCAAGTCATCATCCTTCCCGCCAAATCGGGTTTTTGGAGCACTTGTCGGATTCCTTGGTCCATTCTTACGACGATCTGGTGACCTTGGAAGTATTATTTTAACCTCCGTAAAGAGGTCAAGAGTGCCAGAGCTAGCTTTTCCAGTTTGCTGTACCTTAGTTCTGCCCCTTGTAGGGCTCTGCTTACGAAATAGACTGGCTGTTAGGCCCTTCCTTCTTCTCGTACCAAAACCGCAGCCAGGGCTTCTGCCGTTATGGCGAGATATAGGTATAGCGGCTCCCCGTCCTTTGGCTTCCCGAGCACAGGGGGGTGCTGCCAGGATTTTCTTGAAGTGTCTAAAAGCTTCCTCACATGCGGGCGTCCATTCAAATGCTATCCCTTTCCTCATGAGGTTAAAGAAGGGTAAGGCTTTTGTTGCCGAAGCTCCGAGGAAGCGGGATAACGAGGTCAGTCGTCCTGCCAATCTCTGGACGTCCTTGATACAACCCGGACTCTTCATCTGAAGTATTGCTTGGCATTTCTCAGGGTTAGCTTCTACCCCCCTTTGGGTTATCATGAACCCCAGAAACTTTCCAGCTTCCATGGCAAAGGCACATTTGAGAGGATTGAGCCTCATGCCGTGTTGTCGGAGAGACGCGAAAACATTTGCCAGATCATTCAGAAGGTCGTCGAGTTGGGTAGTTTTTGCGAGGATGTCATCTACATAGACTTCCACCGTCTTTCCTATGAGTTCGCGGAATATTTTATTCATCAATCTTTGGTATGTTGCCCCCGCGTTCTTTAGGTCGAACGGCATTACCCTATAACAGAAGGTTCCCCCAGGCGTTATAAATGCTGTCTTGTCCTCGTCGGGtcggtgcatcggtatctgatTGTAGCCGGAGTAGGCATCCATAAAGCTCAGATACCGGTAGCCCGTCGCCGCGTCAACGAGTGCGTCTATGTTGGGGAGGGGGAAACAATCTTTAGGGCATGCTTTGTTAAGGTCAGAGTAGtctacgcacattctccattttcCGCTGTGCTTCTTTACCAGAACTACATTCGAGAGCCAGGTCGAGTAGTCTAGTTCTCGTATGAAACCTGCTTCTATGAGGCTGGTCGTCTGCCTGGCCACCTCCTCCGCCCTCTCTCGCGACATCTTTCTCCTCTGTTGGGCTACCGGGTGTGCTTCCGACTTGACGGCCAAGTGGTGTGACATGACTTCggggtctatgcccggcatgtcggccGGTGTCCAGGCGAACAAATTCCCATTGGCCCTGATCATTTCTACCAGAGGCTCCTTCAATTCATGTGGGAGGTTCCTATTGACAAAGGTGAACTTTTCCTCCGTGTCACCGACCCTGAACTTTTCCAGGTCCCCCTCTGGTTCTGGTCTGGGCTTGTCGTCTACCCTTGCGTCTAGGTCAGCCAAGAACACCCCCGACCCCTCTTTAGATCTCTTCCTTAGGGAGAGGCTGGCGTTGTCGCAAGCGACCGCCGTTTCTAGGTCTCCCCTTATGGACCCTATAGATCCGTCGTCGGTAACAAACTTCATGACTAGTAGCTTTGTGTTGATTATTGCTTCAACATCGTTAATAGTCTTCCTCCCCAAGATGATTTTGTAGGCCGTGGAATCTCGGAGAACCACGAACTCAGCCATTGTCGATCTTCGGCCTTGGGCCTGTCCCAGGGAAATCGGCAGAGATATTACTCCATCCGGCTTGATGAAGTGGTCACCCAACCCGATGACCCCGTGCTGATGAGTCGATAGGTCGGCGTCCCTTAATCCCAGTGCGTCGAACACGTTGAGAAATATGATGTTCGAGTCTGCCCCCATGTCAACAAGGATTCATTTTGCGAGGCCTGTTCCCACCCTGGCCGTGATGACCATGGGTGGATTTTCAGGGGCCTCGTCGAACCACTGATCTTCCGGGCCGAAGGAGATAGATGGGGGCTTCTTAGAGCTTCGCGTCGGCGCGCAGGAGACTGCTAAGATCTTGGCATCTTTCTTGTGCGCCGATCTCGACCTTGGTGCAGTGTTTTTGGCGGTTACTATGTTTATCACGGTGAGACCGTGGTCTTTGTCTTCTGGCTCTTGTCGCCGCTTCGCCGACCGGGTCTTGCCTTCCTCGTCTTGGTCGCGATGTCGCCTCCTCGGCTCCCTTATGAGATGGGAGAACTCTAAGAGTTTACCGTCCCTTATGGCTTGTTCTAGTGCATCCCTCAGGTCAAAACAGTCCTGTGTTTGGTGCCCATAGCCCTTGTGGTAGTCACAGTAAAGGCTCTTGTTTCCCCCCGTACGGTCCTTGAGTGGTCGGAGCTTCGACAAGATTCCTTTCTCGGCTATTTACTGGTAAACTTCAATGATGGGGAGAGTGAGTAGAGTGTAGTTGGTGAATTTCCCGATCCGGGGAAATGGTCTGGGCGCCTTGCTCGGCCCTCCCTCTTTAGCTTGTTCTTTCTGTCTCTCTCCGTTACCTTGTTGCCTAGGTTGAGTGTAGCCAGGGTGCCGTTTATTGGCAGCCACGACCTGACTGACTTCCTCGTCATTTATGTATTCCTTAGCTATCGTTTGGATTTCGTGCATCGTCCAAACCGGTTTCGTGGTGAGGTGTTTTCGGAAGTCCTCCTTTAAGAGGCCGTTCGTCAGACAGAGACTGGCCACCGAGTCGGTTAGGCCGTCGATTTCCAAGCATTCGTCGTTGAACCGGTCCAGGTATTTCCTGGTTGGCTCCCCGGGCCTTTGGGTTGTCCCGAGCAGGTTGATCGGGTGTTTTGCCTTTACTATTCGTGTTGTGAATTGAGCCAAGAAGGCACGGCTGATGTCTGAAAACCCATAGATGGATCCCTGCGGGAGGCCGTTAAACCATCGAATCGTAGGTCCGGCCAGGGTGACCGGGAAGGCCCTGCACCTCACCTCGTCTCCTACTCCCTCCAGATTCATTCTAGCCTCGAAAGCCGTGAGATGTTCTAGAGGGTCTTGGGTTCCATCGTACCTCATGTTCGTTGGTTTGTCGAAGTGCTTTGGCAACCGGACCTCAAGGATGGATCGATGGAACGGGGTGGCGCCCATTATCACGGGTCGTCGTGTTCTCACAAGCCTCCCTTCTCCGTCTTCGTGATCTCGTCCCGTGTGGCGCGTTTCCTTGCCTCGGGAGTAGATGATTGTGTCGTTTCGCCTTCTCGGGATGGGTGAATCTTCTCGGGTGCTCTCCGCTTCCGTTCTGGAGGCGGAGGCGTGCCGGGAGCGACTCCGGTGGGAACCTCCCTCCCGTCTTTCAGGGGTTGGGGAGTAACTAGGATCGGTGGTTCGTCGATCATGCTCTTGATCGGCTAGCTGTCGTTCTAGGTTTTGGACCCTATGGCGTAGCTCTTGCATTATTCTGGCGTTGTCACCGCCAGTTCCTCCGAAAGGTCGCGTCTCTCGCGTCCTTGTATGTGGTTCGGTGCACTGTCGGGGGGACCTGCGTCGCCCTCCCGGGGAGGCGACAGAGGCTGTCCCCTCTGCGCCGGCTGCTCGGCCTTGGTCTCCAAAGCCCGGCACGACTTCCATTTAGGCGTTCCCCACagatggcgccaatgttcggttGTGCGGTTACCGGACGGTTCGGGTGGAATATGTGGAACTGGGAACGCTTCGATCACGGTCGTGCTTGGATCCAGACTACCGGGTAGCCGAGCTCTCGTTGTGGAAGgagggggtgtcacctgcaaagacactccgacgctctagtcagtGAGTGTGTAGGTGAGAAATGGGTTAGATGGAATgcgtgacgtaccttgggggagggGTAGGACCCTCCCCTTATATACTGTGTCAGATGTGGGTCCCACAAGGGCAGGACCCTCTTTCTGCAAAACTTCCTCGCACAGCTGTGGTGATCAGCTGTCCCGGACACGTGTTCAAGTCGGGTATGAGCGCATCACCCGACCGTTTTGGTCGGGTGATTAGTGGGTCGGATCGGCTCAGGTTCCTTTGGGCCATGCCGTAACAATTACAATATAAATAAAGCGGAGCAAAAATTCTAGATGGTTTTAGAATATTGATGGTGTGTCAAAAAATGTCATCACATGATTCACATCCACTAAAAACCTTATGGAACCTTTGGGACTAGCAATTAATTCTATAGTCATGTatcaattttcttaaaaatcataTCCCCTATCAAAACCACGCAGCAAAGTCATTATTCATTATCCCTTTATTCTCTTCTCATATTGACTTATTCAAATTGTTAAGAGCTGGAGTGCTTGCACTAAGCTACTGTAAATTAGGTTTCTAATTAATCAAGTTTATTCGCACTTTAATGATAACAACATGACATGAACGGCAATTTTATTCCAGCATGAGATGCATTTCACTAATTATTAGATGACTTATTTACTATTCCATCTCTTGTGTATATATCATCAACAAATCCAAGCCAACACTGAACAATATAATATCAGTGTCACAAAGTTACAAACTATATagtaaaaacaaagaaatacaCATGcaaatactttatttatttgtcatatcattattaattaattggaGCTTTAATTTGACCGATTTAAGAAGATACTGGCTGGAACCGAACTTTGTATGGTTTATCAGTGATAGCAACAAGCGAACTCCCATTACTATCTTGAAACACACCAATGTTCCCACAAACTGGCTTGCAAGTTTCACAAACCTTAGGGCAGAAATAGAAGTTGTAATCATTATCATCCTTCTGAATCTGGAACCAATTGTTAACTGTGTTTTTTCCAGGGTTTCCAATAACACCACCAGTTGTCACAATCCTTTGTCCACTTGAAGCATCACTCACTAACTTCCACACCGTGGATTCAGAGCAATTCGACTTAACGTCGAATTTGATGTTCAAATCGGAGTTAGTGTAGATTTCCCTATTTGCTTTAGGGTTAACCGGTGTGAATGTTACTGCCTGACCTGTCCCACGTTCGGCCACAACGTTAAGAGGACATGTTTTGTTTGGTGTTGTTGATTGAAGGGCTAAGCCGGCGCCAACTGTACATGGCAGCCAGCGACAAATGATGGATGGGCTGGTGGGGACCGGGCGGATATAATAGTCCTTGCCGGCCTGGATAGTATTGTTATCTGTGTCAATCACTAGTTCCATGATTGGCCctccttgagcttcaccaagaAATGGATGCGTGCACAAAGCAAAGAGAAGAGCAAAAAGAAACACTAGTGACCTCATTTTGGTTGATCTGATGGTAAATGATGTGTATGTAAATCTTGGTTGATGGAAAGCACATATTTATACAGCGAACAAGAAAGggattcttttcatttttttttaataatttgttaAAGTGTGattattagttaatatttttttatatatttttttatctcacttgaaaagtgtaagaaaagagaaatcacaatttactaaataattaaaaaaaatggagagaatttattttttttatacaataaatattctaaaaatattatttataaaccTAAAAAtggaaatatttaattaaaattttaataaatttagggggtttttattgccttttgaatacaaactaaatttaaatggcttctaattttttataattaaaaaaagttcttaaaatatttgttaagaaAATTCATAtagcaacatatataattatgcaTGGATATGTCTTTTGGAGGCTCTTTCTATTGCTACATTTCGTTTTAGGAGGGGCATTTTGCATACGGATAACTATTTACGATATTTTTTAGGTCAGAAATCGGTTTTACATTGCATTTGGGATTGTCCAAAAGTCCAGTTAGTTTGGCAAGTTTTAGGGATCTCCTATCAACCAgtggatttgatgaattggtTCTTACATAATAGCAAACAGCACCCCTTTAGATTCTTTTCTGGTCTCTGGTGGATTTAGCCTTCAAGGAATAACAAGATCTTTCATCCTCACGAGCATTGGACCACGGATAAGGTGATTGGTATAGCTTTGTTCTTGGAAAAAGAGCTCCGAAATATTTGAGTTGTAACGATTGTCTATCCCCTTCACCATTAGTGGCTCTTGGATTCTCCCATCAGTGGATacctttaagattaattgtgatgctagctATCTTGCTAATGGTGCTCGGGTTGATTTTGTTTGTATTAGCAGAAATTGGAAGGGAAGGTGGCAACGAGGTTGTTTGAGAACAATTGAGGGTCGTAGCATTTTGCAAGGAGagttgtttgctatttggaAAGGCTTTCTTTTAGCATGAGACTCGGGTAAAGAAACATTATATGTGAGAGAGATTATGTGAAGACTTTTACTATTGTCAATAATTTACAGGATTACTCTGGTTTTATTGATTCTTTAGTGTTAAAAATCTGAGATATCATGTTTTGGAAATAGTGTGCTGATCTCCGGTTGATCTTGAGAGATGCAAATACAGTAGCAGACATCATGATAAAGACTGCAATGAAAACTCTTTCTCCTTAAATGAAACTTTCATTGCCTTagagaaaatttaaaagtaatatattcaacaaaaataccttttttaagcaattttttatttatttttattgttatttattttctttcaagccacaaaaaatataattatgcatggaaggaaaagaaaataaatttcaagTCAATTATTTTGGCCGATAGAATTTTCCTTGTTAAGTTATATATACTAGATCGAATTCCACGTAATTATCAGCATTATTAGTGAATGTACTGTAATGGTTTTATTAGTATCTTAGTCAGCAAGCTAATTAAGAAGCACATGCATATGTACAAATTTGTATTGCTATTCTTCATTTGGAAAAGTCTTGGAAACAATGTTTGATATGTACACTCTAAttgaaattgcatgtttttctttcccctttaattttcttttgtccTAAGTTCATAATTAATGACTACTTTTTGGATAGCTCTTAGAATACCTTGTCTTTTCTAATGTAACTTATACTTAAACATATGAAACATACAATAATCGGCCCcttatatatattatctatCAGATCTGTTATACATATAAGTTTTTTTGTCTTACAAATTATACAAATCACAactaaaaaatagattaatacaGACAAATTTATAGACAGATTTAATCtttattacagacgaatttttagTTACCGACAAAATTACCGACGAATTTTATCCCTCTATAAATcgaaaattatttaccgacgaaTTTTTTTCCGTCAgaaaattaccgacggatttttaccagttaccgacggattttcccTCTGTAAATTTTTCATCCATTTTCCAAAGCCGACGAACTTTCTGACAGATTTTCTGTcagtaattacagacggattttttgtctgtaattacagatagATTTTCTGACGGATTTTTcatctgtaattacagatgaattttccgacggatttttcgtctataaatccgtcagtaaggtaaaatagaatttttttgttttatcaaTTACAAAATGATCCATACTtcttgtacttgtatgaaatttaataattggctCTATTTGaagtcacaactccgttcaactaaccagcaagtgcactgggtcgtccaagtaataccttacgtgagtaagggtcgatcccacggagattgttggtatgaagcaagctatggttaccttgtaaatctcagttaggcagattaaataattttggattttgaaaattaataataaaaagaaaataaaataggatagaaatacttatgtaaattaatggtggagatttcagataggcatgtggagatgctagaatcctctcgaatctctgttttcctattgctttcatccaattcttcttactcctttccatggcaagctgtatgtagggcatcaccgtcatcaatggctacttttcatcctctcgggaaaatggtcctatgcgctgtcactgcatgactaatcgtctggaggcatcacccttgacaatggctacatcctatcctctcagtgaaaatggtccaaatgctctgtcacagcacgaccaatcatctgtcggttctcaatcaggttggaatataatccattgattcttttgtgtctgtcactaacgcccagccttcaggagtttgaagctcgtcacagtcattcaataccggaatcttactcggaataccacagacaaggttagactttccagattcccggaatcctactcggaataccacagacaaggttagacttttcggattcccatgaatgccgccatctatctagcttataccacgaagattctgttggggaatctaagagatatgcgcccgacctaaggtagaacggaagtggttgtcagtcacgcgcgttcataggtgagaatgatgat
The Arachis duranensis cultivar V14167 chromosome 5, aradu.V14167.gnm2.J7QH, whole genome shotgun sequence genome window above contains:
- the LOC107489864 gene encoding uncharacterized protein LOC107489864, with protein sequence MQELRHRVQNLERQLADQEHDRRTTDPSYSPTPERREGGSHRSRSRHASASRTEAESTREDSPIPRRRNDTIIYSRGKETRHTGRDHEDGEGRLVRTRRPVIMGATPFHRSILEVRLPKHFDKPTNMRYDGTQDPLEHLTAFEARMNLEGVGDEVRCRAFPVTLAGPTIRWFNGLPQGSIYGFSDISRAFLAQFTTRIVKAKHPINLLGTTQRPGEPTRKYLDRFNDECLEIDGLTDSVASLCLTNGLLKEDFRKHLTTKPVWTMHEIQTIAKEYINDEEVSQVVAANKRHPGYTQPRQQAEKGILSKLRPLKDRTGGNKSLYCDYHKGYGHQTQDCFDLRDALEQAIRDGKLLEFSHLIREPRRRHRDQDEEGKTRSAKRRQEPEDKDHGLTVINIVTAKNTAPRSRSAHKKDAKILAVSCAPTRSSKKPPSISFGPEDQWFDEAPENPPMVITARVGTGLAK
- the LOC107489920 gene encoding miraculin-like; translated protein: MRSLVFLFALLFALCTHPFLGEAQGGPIMELVIDTDNNTIQAGKDYYIRPVPTSPSIICRWLPCTVGAGLALQSTTPNKTCPLNVVAERGTGQAVTFTPVNPKANREIYTNSDLNIKFDVKSNCSESTVWKLVSDASSGQRIVTTGGVIGNPGKNTVNNWFQIQKDDNDYNFYFCPKVCETCKPVCGNIGVFQDSNGSSLVAITDKPYKVRFQPVSS